The Anopheles marshallii chromosome X, idAnoMarsDA_429_01, whole genome shotgun sequence genome includes a window with the following:
- the LOC128707940 gene encoding transmembrane protein 181, producing MASSGSSKPPEDTSKLGYSYVTPAGMCLRLRQSLAQFSDLFSEFNKYIAPAYHHDRCERSVHMRLYSMNKREFATVFLAFFACFGLGIFIGLAGPPITVMSKVSGSSLQPNVTTTPDAPSNYLARGPFVMRTPLLTTYSQQLWIIAKLTTDNTDDEMVDKKFHISVQIEGLTAEHKPMPVYGGTHNGGADVKNRTRHLSCSYEECDEFTVLHIGFLDYAHYIVTVHFYGLEAFHQRYNIRTVQFYFKSYNPAFTQIEIWFRFIFVLFTFIITCWFAHTLRKYPMNDWSIEQKWLSILLPLLLLFNNPIFPLIFIANNWFPGIIDALLQTTFLCGILMFWLCVYHGLRQNERKLLTFYLPKLIVVLPIWLCAVVLGIWEKCDELNDPTYSHFEDSENYNGLKVFVSIAGAMYLLYLGLLMLKAYSELRSMPYFDMRLKILTLLMLIVLSISLIVTMQHFGFDTLEDNFIAQLYTSYKSSAQFMCFYGLLNFYLYAMAYVYSPSGPAVHEPIIAKDNPTFSMINDSDEEVMYGSDEESRRPLNSACRKGNDYDSD from the exons ATGGCTTCCTCCGGATCGTCCAAACCGCCGGAGGATACGTCCAAGCTGGGCTACTCGTACGTAACGCCCGCCGGAATGTGTCTCCGGTTGCGCCAGAGTCTCGCCCAGTTTAGCGACCTGTTCAGCGAGTTTAACAAATACATCGCCCCAGCGTATCACCATGACCGGTGCGAACGGTCCGTCCATATGCGGCTGTACTCGATGAACAAGCGCGAGTTTGCCACCGTCTTTCTGGCGTTCTTTGCCTGCTTCGGGCTGGGCATATTTATCGGGCTCGCCGGTCCACCAATTACGGTAATGAGCAAGGTGAGCGGCAGTTCGCTACAGCCCAACGTGACCACAACACCGGACGCGCCGAGCAACTATCTTGCGCGCGGACCGTTTGTGATGCGTACGCCGCTACTGACCACCTACTCCCAGCAGCTGTGGATTATCGCCAAGCTGACGACGGACAACACCGACGACGAGATGGTGGATAAGAAGTTCCACATCAGCGTACAGATCGAAGGCCTCACGGCGGAACACAAACCGATGCCGGTGTACGGCGGTACGCACAATGGTGGGGCGGATGTGAAAAATCGCACCCGCCATCTTTCCTGCAGCTATGAGGAGTGCGACGAATTTACCGTGCTGCATATCGGATTTCTCGACTACGCGCACTACATCGTGACGGTGCATTTTTACGGCCTGGAAGCGTTTCACCAGCGGTACAACATACGGACCGTACAGTTTTACTTCAAATCGTACAATCCCGCCTTCACGCAGATCGAGATCTGGTTCCGGTTCATCTTCGTGTTGTTTACCTTTATCATCACGTGCTGGTTCGCACATACGCTGCGAAAATATCCGATGAACGATTGGTCGATCGAGCAGAAATGGCTCTCGATATTGTTaccgctgttgctgctttttaaCA ATCCCATCTTTCCTCTTATCTTTATCGCCAACAATTGGTTCCCGGGTATAATCGATGCGCTTCTTCAGACCACATTTCTCTGTGGTATACTCATGTTCTGGCTCTGTGTGTATCATGGATTGCGGCAAAATGAGCGCAAATTACTCACATTCTATTTGCCGAAGCTGATCGTCGTGCTTCCCATCTGGCTGTGTGCGGTCGTGTTGGGTATTTGGGAGAAGTGCGACGAGCTGAACGATCCTACGTACAGTCACTTTGAGGATTCCGAAAACTACAAC GGATTGAAggtgtttgtttcgattgccGGTGCAATGTACTTACTGTATTTGGGACTTTTGATGCTGAAAGCATATTCGGAGTTGCGATCGATGCCATACTTTG ATATGAGGCTAAAGATCCTAACGCTGCTGATGTTGATTGTACTATCGATTTCTCTCATCGTAACGATGCAACACTTTGGATTCGACACACTGGAGGATAACTTTATCGCTCAGCTGTACACCAGCTACAAGAGCTCGGCACAATTTATGTGCTTCTATGggttgttaaatttttatctcTATGCAATGGCCTATGTCTATTCGCCCAGTGGTCCCGCTGTGCATG AACCGATCATAGCGAAAGATAATCCTACGTTTTCGATGATCAACGATTCAGACGAAGAAGTGATGTACGGCTCGGACGAGGAAAGCCGTAGACCGTTGAATTCAGCCTGCCGTAAGGGAAACGATTATGATAGTGATTAA
- the LOC128714015 gene encoding protein hunchback-like → MQQPIYHHHHHHNHHHHHSIPAGPPILQSVNAPVVAPDAILLPPHRLQTAPQQQQHHHHHPLSLLASVDAPAPYLSRRLFVDRYLTSATLNVPFLTGAEHSMTASSIGATVGGSAGGLH, encoded by the coding sequence ATGCAGCAGCCCATctaccatcaccatcatcaccacaaccaccatcaccaccatagCATACCAGCAGGCCCACCGATATTACAATCAGTCAACGCACCAGTAGTAGCACCGGACGCCATACTGCTACCTCCGCACCGGCTTCAAACtgcaccgcagcagcagcagcaccaccatcaccatccacTCTCGCTGCTCGCCTCGGTGGACGCGCCAGCACCATACCTCAGCCGGAGACTGTTTGTCGATCGGTACCTGACATCGGCCACGCTCAACGTGCCGTTTCTGACCGGCGCCGAACACAGTATGACGGCCAGCAGTATCGGTGCGACGGTCGGTGGCAGTGCTGGCGGTTTACACTGA
- the LOC128707225 gene encoding zinc finger protein 1-like, protein MVSCSVAVPTYYNAEGSIMPSSTKFSLQFPSLPSGLPKDSENDALADGDCCVQCPQCHQTVQGIEALKEHVQLNHSGSPGGPRAKFETDTAEPDDDDDDDDEDVGNSMAEEDEHHVDPDAASPPPAAPPEPPAPSLAGGRGASGDLVGSRLQAKCVSLLQLQQQKHQATKLLDDEPDEEDAEVASGAVPRDLLMAGLAPQTVPGSLPYGPRSMVISPAQDGSSNSSSGPSLPTGGTVKDGEHAVYDCAQCPTTFASRDQLERHELHHPPSADAQSCKVCHKPFANVYRLQRHMISHDESLQRRKFKCNECDKAFKFKHHLKEHKRIHSGEKPFVCPNCGKRFSHSGSYSSHMTSKKCINMGIRLNHNNNNNNNNNSNNNNNNINSSNNNNNNSSNNSGSGSDSNHRSPQYPFHGGNGLTGIPNGHGLGPGGLGRAPISLRPQHGVGGVLHRELDIGSRFRLVTSPSPTSSSCSSATKHELEAIGQPGMDPLLFSKIQQASLLAYSFAMLDPNMLRLFDFSNAAQHHQQQQSSAGSDTHEPMMDDGQQRSMGSRTGEDDEQRPESARRPASSIDVVALPTDGGNQPHPPDSDRMEVDEMEDETCAVEKVEVVMASCPEGVTSQHEGEDMEERHGGTGNNHTSEPNEGHQQAPNGELVDDAESKHVLLPKQEPVEELATEATSSDTAPSQQQHKPPVPSMPTDGDFGVHAQPVVKDEPSDETAAGIDQMEMAELKLTDRDERVRFSSPSATSSPLVSGSPLHCLYCSEEFATEPEMLQHARMFCKRSLLLNPFVAGTGPLAQTVNGTTSSTSGNSSSSCSEDDTDYDTVALKGDCSSVGYGLHGSIAGAGTIGLAGPHGGAGGGGKVRVRTSISEEQQNELKKYYARNSKPSRDEFQAIAQHVKMEARVVQVWFQNNRSRERKMGAGGVRPYPNGGPPGPQTVATVVAPISPLHADRAPSVVTGQDTGDQPLDLSVKKGLLAVEEALLSAATNSQAAASALAAGTLPAVLLQADTMSALNEAMNLSIKTSCSPTAFFYHDIHPIHGVTAGPHAHGTGGNPLKLGLGTGLPRDTPSPQDGRGQHTGPSQPVPNAPHTFGKYPAMHGLHHPHHPHHHHPANLANMDQLLRQFSPKLSAAAAATGGMVGRASLSPGARDMLPDDGAGSKYYGAFPDKKHLLQSMLNVPKRLAGAYGLGGGNGGAGVTPGGKEAVQLTHPAPDAEGQYVCDQCDKTFSKHSSLQRHKYEHSGQRPYKCMECPKAFKHKHHLTEHKRLHSGEKPFQCCKCLKRFSHSGSYSQHMNHRYSYCKPYREGK, encoded by the exons ATGGTGTCCTGCAGCGTTGCTGTGCCGACGTACTACAACGCGGAAGGAAGTATCATGCCATCTTCGACCAAGTTTTCCCTGCAAT TTCCTTCCTTGCCATCCGGACTACCGAAGGACAGTGAAAACGATGCACTAGCGGACGGCGATTGCTGCGTTCAGTGCCCTCAGTGCCACCAGACGGTTCAGGGAATCGAG GCGCTGAAAGAACACGTTCAGCTTAACCACAGCGGAAGCCCAGGCGGCCCAAGGGCAAAGTTTGAGACCGACACAGCCGAaccggacgacgacgacgacgacgacgacgaagacgTCGGCAACAGCATGGCAGAGGAAGACGAACACCATGTCGATCCGGACGCGGCCTCACCACCACCCGCCGCCCCACCGGAACCACCGGCGCCCAGTTTGGCGGGTGGGCGCGGAGCAAGCGGGGATCTCGTCGGCAGCCGACTGCAGGCAAAATGCGTCAGCTTGCTGCAGCTCCAACAGCAGAAACACCAAGCGACCAAGCTGCTGGACGACGAGCCGGACGAGGAAGATGCGGAGGTGGCGTCCGGTGCGGTACCGCGCGATCTACTTATGGCGGGTTTGGCACCGCAAACCGTACCGGGCAGTCTGCCGTACGGGCCGCGCTCGATGGTGATCAGCCCGGCCCAGGACGGTAGCAGCAACTCCAGCAGCGGCCCGAGCTTACCGACCGGCGGTACGGTCAAGGACGGCGAGCACGCCGTGTACGACTGTGCCCAGTGTCCGACGACATTCGCCAGCCGGGATCAGCTGGAACGGCACGAGCTGCACCATCCACCATCGGCCGATGCG CAGAGCTGCAAGGTGTGCCATAAGCCGTTCGCGAACGTCTACCGACTCCAGCGCCACATGATCTCCCACGACGAATCGTTGCAGCGGCGCAAGTTCAAATGCAACGAATGTGATAAAGCGTTCAAATTCAAGCACCATCTGAAGGAGCACAAGCGCATCCATTCGGGCGAGAAACCGTTCGTCTGTCCGAACTGTGGCAAGCGCTTCTCGCACTCCGGCTCCTACTCGAGCCACATGACCTCGAAAAAGTGCATCAACATGGGCATCAGGCTCAaccataacaacaacaacaacaacaacaacaacagtaacaacaacaacaacaacatcaacagcagcaacaacaacaacaacaacagttccAATAACAGTGGCAGTGGCAGTGACAGCAATCACCGATCACCCCAGTATCCGTTCCACGGTGGCAACGGTCTGACGGGGATACCGAACGGGCATGGTCTCGGACCGGGTGGGCTTGGTCGCGCACCGATCAGCTTACGGCCGCAGCACGGTGTGGGTGGCGTTCTGCACCGCGAGCTGGACATCGGTAGCCGGTTTCGGCTGGTGACCTCACCGTCACCGACGTCCTCGTCCTGCTCGTCCGCGACGAAGCACGAGCTGGAAGCGATCGGCCAGCCGGGTATGGATCCGCTGCTGTTCAGCAAGATACAGCAGGCCTCCCTGCTCGCGTACTCGTTCGCCATGCTCGACCCGAACATGTTGCGCTTGTTCGACTTCTCGAACGCTGCCcaacatcaccagcagcaacagtcgtCCGCCGGCAGTGACACGCACGAACCGATGATGGACGACGGCCAGCAGCGGTCGATGGGTTCGCGGACGGGTGAGGACGATGAGCAGCGGCCCGAATCGGCCAGGCGGCCTGCTTCGTCCATCGATGTGGTCGCGCTGCCGACGGACGGTGGCAACCAACCGCACCCGCCCGATAGCGACCGAATGGAGGTCGACGAGATGGAGGATGAAACCTGCGCAGTGGAGAAGGTGGAGGTGGTGATGGCGTCCTGTCCGGAGGGTGTAACGTCCCAGCACGAGGGGGAAGATATGGAGGAACGGCACGGTGGCACCGGCAACAACCACACCAGTGAGCCGAATGAGGGACATCAACAGGCACCGAACGGCGAACTCGTCGACGATGCCGAGAGCAAGCATGTGTTGCTTCCCAAGCAGGAACCAGTGGAGGAGTTGGCGACCGAAGCTACCAGCTCCGATACCGCACCAtcccagcagcaacacaaaccACCAGTTCCATCGATGCCAACAGACGGTGACTTCGGCGTCCATGCCCAGCCGGTCGTTAAAGACGAACCGTCCGATGAGACCGCCGCCGGTATCGATCAGATGGAAATGGCCGAACTCAAGCTAACCGATCGCGACGAACGGGTGCGCTTCTCCTCGCCGTCCGCCACCTCCTCCCCGTTGGTGTCCGGGTCGCCGCTGCACTGTCTCTACTGCAGCGAGGAGTTCGCGACCGAGCCGGAAATGCTGCAGCACGCCCGAATGTTCTGCAAACGGTCGCTGCTGCTCAATCCGTTCGTGGCCGGAACGGGTCCACTGGCGCAGACGGTCAACGGTAcgaccagcagcaccagcggcaacagtagcagcagctgcagcgaGGATGACACCGACTACGATACGGTCGCACTGAAGGGTGACTGCAGCAGTGTTGGGTACGGTCTCCACGGCAGCATTGCCGGTGCCGGTACCATCGGTCTGGCGGGGCCGCACGGTGGTGCGGGCGGCGGTGGAAAGGTACGGGTGCGTACCTCCATCTCCGAGGAGCAGCAGAACGAGCTGAAGAAGTACTACGCGCGGAACAGCAAACCGAGCCGGGATGAGTTCCAGGCGATTGCCCAGCACGTCAAGATGGAGGCACGCGTCGTGCAGGTGTGGTTTCAAAACAATCGGTCGCGGGAACGCAAAATGGGCGCCGGTGGTGTGCGCCCCTACCCGAACGGTGGTCCACCGGGGCCACAGACGGTGGCGACGGTCGTCGCACCGATCTCACCCCTGCATGCCGACCGTGCGCCGTCGGTCGTAACCGGCCAGGACACGGGCGATCAGCCGCTCGATCTGTCCGTCAAGAAGGGGCTGCTGGCGGTGGAGGAGGCACTGCTGAGTGCCGCCACCAACTCGCAGGCGGCCGCATCGGCCCTCGCCGCCGGTACGCTACCGGCCGTACTGCTGCAGGCGGACACGATGTCCGCGCTGAACGAAGCCATGAACCTCAGCATCAAAACGTCCTGCTCGCCGACGGCATTCTTCTACCATGACATTCATCCGATCCACGGGGTGACGGCCGGGCCGCACGCGCACGGTACCGGCGGCAACCCGCTCAAGCTCGGCCTGGGCACCGGTCTTCCACGGGACACCCCGTCGCCCCAGGACGGGCGGGGTCAGCACACCGGCCCCTCCCAGCCGGTACCGAACGCGCCCCACACGTTCGGCAAATATCCGGCCATGCACGGTCTGCACCATCCGCACCACccccaccatcatcatccggcCAACCTAGCCAACATGGACCAGCTGCTGCGGCAGTTCTCACCGAAGCTGTCGGCGGCGGCGGCCGCCACCGGCGGCATGGTCGGCCGGGCCAGCCTTAGTCCCGGGGCGCGCGACATGCTACCGGACGATGGCGCCGGCTCCAAGTACTACGGTGCCTTCCCGGACAAGAAGCACCTGCTGCAGTCGATGCTGAACGTGCCGAAGCGGTTGGCCGGTGCGTACGGGCTCGGCGGAGGTAATGGCGGGGCCGGCGTCACGCCGGGCGGCAAGGAGGCCGTCCAGCTTACCCATCCGGCCCCGGACGCCGAGGGTCAGTACGTATGTGATCAGTGCGACAAGACGTTCAGCAAGCACAGCTCCTTGCAACGGCACAAGTACGAACATTCTG GCCAACGTCCTTACAAGTGCATGGAATGTCCGAAGGCGTTCAAGCACAAGCATCATCTGACCGAGCACAAGCGTCTGCACAGCGGGGAGAAACCGTTCCAGTGCTGCAAATGTCTGAAGCGCTTCTCCCATTCCGGCTCGTACAGCCAGCACATGAACCATCGGTACTCGTACTGCAAACCGTACAGGGAGGGCAAATAA